Below is a genomic region from Microbulbifer sp. ALW1.
GCAAACACCGCGTTGCCCCACAGGTAGTTACGGCTGTGTACCGCGGCAACCTCTTCGCGGAAGCGCAGACCACCGTATGCGGAAAACCCGACACTATAGGGTTGACGCATCAGGACCTGGGGCAGAGTAATACCAACGAATCGACTGTCTTCTAGATCCCGAAGACTGTTCCAGCGAATATATTGTTTCTGGCGAAACACTTCCGCGAAATCGATGGGTTTGGCAAGGTCGTCAAAATTGTCGACCCCGAACAGTTGCGGTGTGGCGCTGCAGATAAAGGGCGCAAATGCGGCTGCCGCCGTATGCGCTATCCCCTGCAGGGTAAACACATCATCGTAGGGGTGGCCATCAAATGGTTGATGGGATACGTAGTAATCACCGATCAACAGCCCGAACGGCGTTCCGCCAGGAGTTCCGAATTCTTCGTTGTAAATCAGATGGAAAAAGCCAGACTGGTCGAAATCCGGTGCCCTTTCGATATCGCGGGACAAATCTTTCCAGCTGACATCCAAAAGCTTGGTCTTGATATTCTCCGCGCTGGGCGTCTGGTGAATCAGCATTGAAAGGCCGCGCCAACTGGCCTCCAGACGCTGAAAACGCGGGTGGTGCAGAATACTGTTCAACTGATCACAGATCAGCTCATCCAGCTCACCAATGATTTGATTCAGCCACTGGCGAACACTGTAGCGCTCGGCATTGGCACAGCTGCACAATTCGAGCAGCCAGTATTCAAAGGCGAATAATTCGTCCGGCTCATTCAGGAATTTCTGCAATGGCTCGCGGTCACTGCCCAGAACAGCAGTCGATAACAGATAATCTGTTTCTGTGGCGTCTTTTGCAGATGGAATGGAAGCCAAGACGGGCTCTCCCGGAGCGAGATACAGGGATGACGGGTGTCAGACAACCGGTGTCGGATGTCAAATCATGGCGCCGAATGGTTGCGGCCGCCCTCGGGGCGGCCGCCTGCGATTTATCCCGCGGTGGGGATATTCGCGACCATGCGCATGGAAGTCGTCAGTTCTTCCATTTGCAACCAGGGCTTGAGGTAGGCCACAGCACTGTAGCAGCCGGGCTGTCCTGGGATTTCCTTCACTTCAACACGCGCCTCAGCCAGCGGGTACTTGGCTTTCATTTCCGCGCTCGCGTCCGGATTCGAGTTGGTGTACTGGGAAATCCATTTGTTCAACCAGCGCTCACAGTCACCGGCTTCCATAAAGGAACCCACTTTGTCGCGGGCCATTACTTTCAGATAATGGGCGATACGCGAAGTGGCCATCAAATAGGGCAGACGAGCAGAGATTGACGCGTTGGCAGTGGCATCCGGGTTATCAAACACCTTGGGCTTCTGCGCGCTCTGGGAGCCGAAGAACACCGAGTAATCGGTATTCTTGTAGTGACACAGAGGCAGGAAGCCCTGATTACTGAGCTCCGCTTCCCGGCGGTCGGTAATGCCGACTTCGGTAGGACACTTCTGGTCCAGGTCGCCGTCGTCGCTTTTGAACACATGCGTAGGCAGGCCCTCGACCTTACCACCACCCTCGGCTCCGCGAATCGCGGTACACCAGGAGTTTTCTGCAAACGCTTTGGTCATGGTGGTTCCCATAACATAAGCGGCATTCATCCAGCAGTACTGGTCGTGCTCGGCGGGCTTGGATACACCGGACTCATCGACCTCAAACTCCTCAAAGTTGAAGGACTCGACCGGCTTGGTATTGGCGCCGTAAGGGGTACGCGCCAGGGTGCGCGGCATTACCAGCGTTACAAAACGGGAGTCGTCACTGTCGCGGAAACTGCGCCACTTGATGTATTCGCCAGACTCGAAGATACCGCCGAGATCGCGCGGCTTGGACAGCTCGGTAAAGTCGCCGAACCCAAACATACCCGCGCCTGCGGCAGAAATGAATGGGCAGAAACCTGCAGCAGCTACGTTGGACATTTTGCTGAGCAGCTCGACGTCTTCCGGGTGGCTGGTGAACTCGAAGTCACCAATCATGCTGCCGAACGGCTCGCCACCGGCGGTGCCGAATTCCTCTTCGTAGATCTTTTTGAAGGTCTGGCTCTGGTCAAACTCCACCGCTTTGTCCAGGTCCCGGAAGAGTTCACGCTTGGTGATGTTCATCATGCGAATCTTCAGCGTGGAGCCAGTTTCGCTGTTCATCACCAGATGATTCAAGCCGCGCCAGGAACCTTCCAGTTTTTGGAATTTTTCATCGTGCAGGATCGCAGACAGTTGCTTTGACATTGCCTGATCAATGGCATGCACCGCCTGATTGATGGTTTGAGTCAGGTTGCGATCCCAGGTGACGGTGCCTTTCAAAACTTGCTGAGTCAGGTTGGCAATCAGATCCTGGGCTTCTTCCGGCTGAGTCTGCTTGGTTGCAGAAATAGCCTGCTCCAGCAGACTGACCGATTGCTCTTCCGTTTCCTGTTCCGCTACATTTTCAACTTCGGTGCTCATTACGCATCCTCTCCCTTGTCTTCACCGAGACCCAACTGTTCGGAAATCGCGCCTACGTTTTCGGTGCTTTTGAGAATATCTTCCAGAACCTTTTCCAGCTCTTCTGAGCGGTCCGCCTTGCTCAAAAGGTCACGCAGCTTGCTGCGGGCTTCCAGCAGCTGTTTGAGCGGCTCGATCTGCTCAACGATCTGCTCTGGAGAGAAGTCATCCATGTGATTGAAGTCGAGGTCCACCGCCATTTTGCTGCCGTCACCGGCCAGGGTGTTCTCAACCTGCAGGTTCAATTTTGGATTTACCTTGCTCATCACATCATTGAAGTTGTCACGGTCAATCTGGACGAACTTGCGCTCTTTAAGCGCCTTGCGGTTCTCCATGTTGTCACCGGAGTAATCTCCCATGACACCGGTAACAAAAGGCAATTCCTTTTTCTGCTCAGCGCCATTGGTTTCAACATCATAAGTAATGTGAACACGCGGCTTGCGCACACGCTTCAGTTTGTTGTGAATACTCTCGGACATCAGGGTCTCCTTTCCTCAATACGGGGATGGTGATGATTAGGTCGAATTTACCAACTGGTTTCGGCTACAGGGGTCTCTTCTTTTGTTTCCCACCCACTATCTTGCTGGTCTGGGTCACTGGTTGCCGCCGGGGCACTGGAAGCGGGAGATGCTTCCCGCGGCGCCGGGGGTGCTACATAACGCTGGCTATCGGAACCATCCAACTTCACCCCGGTAAGCTGTGAATACAGGGCTCTGGATTGATCGTCGGGCAGCAATTCGGTCATTAGCTCTGCCACCGTCATACGCCCCCAGCTGATCAGGCGCTCCAGGCCCGGGGCAAGCGGTGTGTGAGGCTCGTAAGTTCGGAAATATTTCGCGGCCTTTTCCAGTAACAGCAAGGCATCTTCACGGGAGGCCACCGCACCGTTTGGTACCGCGATCAACTGGGAAATGGGGGCGGAAACTTCTCCGGTCGCGGCCGCAGAACTAACTTCTGCCGCAGTCGCCTCTGCCACAGGCTCAGCAACAGCCAGAGATTCCAATTGTGCTTTGTAGATAAAGCGCGTGGTGCGCAGCACCTCATCCAGCAGTGCACTGATATTTGAATGTGGCGGTGCGTCGTGACCGCAGTGCTCACGCAGTTTTTCATTGATACTTTTGTAACGCGCCAGGGCCTCTTCCAGGGTTTCTACCAGATCCTGCGCCCATTGCGCGCCCGCACTCTGAACACATTGTTCAAATTCAGCGAGGCTGTAACCCAGAGTTTCAACGCGCGCCGCCTTTGCATCATCATCCGCAATTCGATCCGCGTCCCGCGCCTGCTGGTAATGGAAGAAAGAGAAGCCACCGAAATCACCTTCCGGCGTGATATCTGCATTGCGAATAGGCATCAACAAAGTGCCATCGGCACCGTCACCATTGAGACCGGTCAATGGTGCAACTTTGGTCTCGATACCATCCTCATCCGGCTCTGGATATAAGTTATCCCAATAGCCATCGATGAGGCGGTCGATCAGGTCAATGCCATCACGCAAGCCGGGAAAGCCGTGTAGCCGAATCAGGGACTCGGCATACCAGCTCGCGACTTCAAGGTCTTTACTTTTTTCTTTGAGAATTTTTTCAGCGGTTTTGGAAACATCCCGCCAGGGCGCCATCAGGTCGGTATCGCCCTCATCAAACATGGCCGAGCGCTCAGCGGCGCGGGCACTATTTCTGGCGTCCTTGATGGTGTAGTAATCGGAGGTGGGCGAACGATCGGTGCGAATGTCCTCTCCCTGTGCCAAATCGCCAGAAATGGCCTGGGTAAGTGCATCAAGATCAATCACGTTGGCAAATGCCATGAGAATTCCTTTTCAGTTAGGTCGTCTAGACCACAACAGATCAAACCGGACAATCTGAATGATCGGATTCAATCAACAGATTTCATAATCCATTACTAAGCAATTTCAGCAACAGACTGCACTGCGGCTCCGCAGGACTTTATTCGCGTACTGGCATCCGGAATCAGTCCGGTATCAGCAGAAAAACTTGCGACTATCTGCTCAAAATCTGCCTTTCTAGTGGCGTAGTCCTCGGCCTCACACCAGAGAAACAGCGTAAAAATCTGGCCACCATTTTGAATACAGGCCACCAGATAGTGCACCGGCACCGAATCCACCTGTGCCGTTATTTCACCAAAATATCCAGGAAAACAACCCTGCTCAAGGGGTGTCGGCGGCATCACAACAAGTCCCGATGCCACCTTGGAGGCGCACTGCTTCAACTGAGCATCACAATATTCAGCGATCGACGGAGCCATCTGAAGCTCCCTGAGCGACTGACACAACACTACAAGAAACTGATTTTCGTGAATATTTCCTGCCTGAATGACAGAACCCTTGTTCAGGTCTTCAAATATCTGCCAGCTAGCCGGCACCTTGAGTGAGCAACTTCGATCTTCGGCAAAAACCTCGGTATAACGCCGGATTACGGTGTCAACGGGCAACCTTGGATTTTCGGACTTTTCATCGTTGCTTTCCGATGAAATTTCTGACGAAACCGCTATCGTTTGAATTTCACCCTCACCACGACGCAATAATTGCCCATCCTGAATCAATTCGGCGTACCAGCCCGCCTGCCAGAAAGCATCGATTAACTGTTCGCCCTGTCGCGAATTCGCGCAGGTTTTCACTACCAGCCGCCCCCCGGTCAACAGTTGCTTTATACGGGGAAAATCCAGATTAAAGCTCTGCGCCAGGCGTCTAATTCCTTCCCGGCGCTCAACGCCATCCCGCAACACCCCGGTAAAAATGACCTGGCATGAGTCTGCAGACATTATTCATCCCTGATTTTTCGCCCTGGCTCTAAATCCTTGAACCAGAGATAACTTGTTGTATCGACAGATTGAACGCGGCCTGATACCGGCCACCGCACAAATCTTCAAAGGCATTTCCAAATCAACGCGCACTCGCCTCCGGTACTTTTTCCACTGAGAGGCTGTATATGCGAATAAATGCCAGCGGCAATAAACGGTACGCACGTACCCGTTACGGAAAAACCAAACTACTATTTTATCGAAATTGGATTTTGATTAAACACCGTTTTCCTTGATCACCCGGGGAAATCCGCGTTTTTATTGGTACGAATATACCAATTAAAAGGAAATTGATTCTCTCGCTGCACAGCAGTTTATTCCTCACATAATACGTCCAGGCTCACCAGTGATACTTTGGCGCCCCAAGCATGGTGCAATAGACAGATGGATCCGGCAGCCCTGCACTCAACATTACGTTGTGATTCACACTCGGTGATGGTGCGCACCACCAGAGGCTGAAGCTGGAATACTGATCCTTGCACATGGCTTCCAGCAAACCCGGGTATGCCAGATCGATGGATCCCTCAACACTCAACAACCGTTGCTCCGCAGCCCCCTCCGGGGAGCTAGCACCGGCATCCAACATTGCCAACACCGGGAAGCGCTCCGACAAGTGATCCACAAGCAGAGCATTCTGCAGTGCCTCAATGGCCAGTTCAGAAAGCGCTGCGTACCAACTTTCTGCCCGTACCTGAATATCAAATGGATTGGTGCCGGCGGCCAGGGGAACCGCCATTGTTACCGGAAAATATCGCCCCACACTGTCGACACTGGGAACCAGAATCCCGGCCCACGCACGCTCGCTCAACACTCCAGACGAAAGTGCGAAACGCCAGATCGGACTGGTCAGATAATAATCCAGCCATTTTTCACCCACGAGTTCCCGGGAACCGTGCACCGCGCGCTGTAGCCATTCGTCCCATGGCGTAACAAAACTTGAGGGCAGGTCTCTCTGCACGAAGTCACCGTGGCCAGGTAACTTACCGAAGATACCTTTGCCAGCGGGCTTCATCGCCATTGATCCATCCATATCGTATTCCCTCTACTGATATTGGCGGTACGCCAGCGCTCACAACACCTGCGGGCAGCGATAGTTGCCAAGCAGGTTTTGATCAAATGGGTTGTAAACACCGGTGGCGGAAAGACGCAGCTGTGCTGAACGCCCAGACTCACTGAAAGTCACCAGGTACTCCGAACTACTCTTACCCTGCTCCAGGCGAGAATTCATCAGCAGACGGTACCAGGCCCAGTCCCCTTCAAAATGCTGGCGATGAACCGTTTCATTCAAGTCTTCGAAAATAACCCGTACGCGATTACTTTCTCCGCCCCGCCAGTCGACTTTGGTACTGGTGCGCGGCCCGTGTGAATAGGGCACTCGCTGAGCGCCCATTTCCAGGGCAAACAACCGCACGCCGGAATCGAGTTTTGTGGGTTCCACCCGGAAGCTGTACCCGACCTGTTCCCCCTGACTGAACAGGGTTTTTCGAATGCGCTCCGCTCGCTGCATCTGCGCAAGAGTTGAACTCGAGACCCCCAGGCTGCGCCCCTCGAGAGATTTTGATTTCCAGCTACGGGTATCAATAAATGGCTTAAGGTACTCCTGTATAAACTGCTGCTCGACGCCGCCCGGCTTGAAGTAACTGTTGAACTCCATTACTGGCGCTTCCTGCTCGCCAGTCGAGCGCAGGGGAAAGCGGCCGGACAAGCTGCGATTGAACACGCTGTACACCTGCTCTCGCCAAACCCTGTCGGCGTGGTGCTTGGCCTTAGCCATCACCAGTGACCAGGTACTATCAGCAATTTGTTCAAGCCAATGATCAAAAGGTGCCGGCGCATTCGCTGCCTTGATCCGCAACTGCTTGATTGCATCGCCCGCGCCATTGAATCGCGCCTTGGCCTTGTTAAACGCAACCTCGTCCGGGTCTACACCACTGTCGATTTCCGCCAGGTATTCCTGCAGCTGATTGATACTGGAAAGATATTCCTGAATACGCGCCGGTCGACCTTTTTCGCTACGCGTCATGCGCTGTAACTCTTCAAACCGCAAATCGACGATCGTCGGTTGAAATTTTTCGGTGATCGCATCGGCGGCGCCGCTTACTGCAGCGGCACCCATTCTTCGCGTGGTACTGGAGACCGGCAGTGGAACACCACTGGCATCCACCGGAATTTCCGGTCGTGGCGTAAGCCGTGTATTGTCCGCCGTTATTTCTGATACGGCCAAAAGCGGTGAATACACCGGGTCGGATAGCTTGGATAACACGTCCAGCGCTTGGGCGGTGGACTGGAATCCACGAATGGAAAAGGCGGTCAGGAATTTCTGCCAGCGCTGCTGGTATTCTCCCAGGTAAATCCGCTTCACTTCTTCGCCGAGTTTCTCCCGATCGTCTTCCGTGAAGTCTTCACCACTCAGTTCACCGCCGTAAATCCAGCGCTCTTCCGCGAGCTGATCCAGAAGCGGTGAATCGGCGCCAAACTCCAGTTCCTTGTAGCCCGCCTTGGTATACAGGTACGGCATCCTGAATTGTGTATCGGTTGCATCGATTCCGAAGAGCTGGGCAGTGTCTCCACCCACTTCGCCATAAAGATCGATTTCTGTCATGCCCAATTCACTGCGTTGCATTTGCGCGTACAGGCGTTGCGGCACGGGTATCCGACGCAGCTGCTGTCGCGCACTTGCAACCACGCGCTCATTAGGCTCCAGGCCCTCGGGCAATGGCTCGGCAAAGAGTCGCTCCAGGTGACCGAGCAATTGCTCCTGCTTGGCGGCCTCCCCGGAAAGCTGCCGGGACCAGTCAGCACTGAAGTAGCTCTTCAGAACCTCAATATCGCGCTTCTCCGGATTGAAAAACATCAGATAGGTTTTCAGCGTCTGGGTCAGGGCTGGATCGCTACTATCCAAGCGCGCCAGATCACGCTCGAGTGAACGCTGCAGCGCGGGCAGGAAGCTCGTGCTCAACTGTTGACGATAGAGCTTGTCGGCGGCCAGGTCGACGCGCTCGTCATAGAGCCCGAGGTTATTCAGCCAGGGATGCTCTTCTTTCTGATAAACACGGGATGCGGCGTGCAGCGGCTCCAACAATTTGAGTGAATCTACCGGCGTCAGACGTTGCCCGGTACTATCTTTCTTTTGGAACTGGAACTCGGCAATCTTGTCATCCACTTCACCCATGTAAATTTTGTTCTGGGTGATACTACCGGTCCACAGTAACAGTGCACCGACAAATACGGCAGCAGACCCGGCGTAAACAGCACCGCGGAACCAGCGGGTTGCCGTTTCAAGCTTCCGGTTTACCCCAACCAGCTCTGCCTCCGGGAAGATGACATCTTTCAGCAGCCGATGCAGGAAGTAGCTCTTGCCCGCCCCCTGGAACTTCTGCGCCACATCGCGCTCGAGTCCAAAATCCGCACTGACGGAGGCCATCATCCGGTCGACCGGACTTCCCTCCTGGGTACCACTGGTAAAGTAGATTCCGCGCACCATGGGTACTGTATCGTAGCGATTCGGGCTAAAGGTCTGCTTGATAAAGTCGCTCAGTACGGTCTGCAGCCCTTCCATTCGCGCGGGAAAGCCCTGCAGCAATGCGCGCCGCTCCACGTTGCGCTCCTGGTGTATCCGCCATAGTACGCGCTGGTTCAGGCGTTCAACCAGGCTACGGAATTCACCAACAAACGTATCCAGCGGTGCTCCCGTTGCAGCACTTTGCTCTTCCGGGAAACTGACACCCCACACCTGTTCCCGCTCAGCCTGGGACAGGTTGTCAAAAAACTCACTAAAACCTGCCACCAGGTCGCATTTGGTGAAGGTAAGGTAAATGGGGAATCGGATGCCCAGTTGCTGCTGCAGGTCATTGATGCGCGCGCGTATGGTTTTCGCCTGATGCACCCGCTGCTCGGTGGTCTGCACCATCAAGTCCTGCAGGCTAATGGCAACCAGAACCCCATTGATCGGACGACGACGGCGGTAGCGTTGCAGAAGGCTCAGAAATGCCTTCCACGCACTATTGTCATACACCCGGTGGCTGTCCTGGGTGGTATAGCGGCCAGCGGTATCAATCAGGACCGCATCGTTGGTAAACCACCAATCACAGTTACGCGTTCCGCCGACGCCACCCAGCGCTTCCTTACCGTGACTTTGCGCCAGGGGAAATTCCAGTCCCGAATTCACCAGCGCAGTGGTTTTACCCGAGCCAGGCGGCCCGATGATGATGTACCAGGGCAGCTGGTAGAGGGAAACTTTACCGTGCGCAGATTTGAAGCGCGCCTTGCGCAACACTTCCATTGCTTCGCGAAAACGGGTGGACAGCGCACTCAGCTCTTCGCGGCTGCGCTCCTGATCCGGGTCTACCTCTTCTTCCTGGGATGCCTCTATGCCTTCAATAAGTGCCTGATTCTGGCGACGCTCAACCAGCCACTGACTCAGGTTCCAGACAAGCCAGATCGCAAAAATAAAGACAATTATGGTTATCCGCACACCGGAACTCAGTGTGGCGTTATCACTGCCAAACTTAATGTAGTCGGCTGCAAACCAGATCAATAGCGATAGCGCACTCAACCCTATCAGCCCCAACACCCATTTGTTGGTAAAAAAATTGATCACTCGTTTCATGCAAAGCTCCAGGTTCCGGCGCCCTTGCGGCCGGGGGAATCAGTTCTGGCGTTCAGCGTGGCTGCGCAATAGTTTTGGTTTCTTTCGGAACTTCAATCATCAGCTGATCGATTTCCGTCGCTACCGGTGTCGCGCTCTGGTACAGCCACCAGCGATAGCCACTGAACGTCGCCGCGAGGACTCCCAGTACCACGCTGGCAATGACCCACAGGGGTATGTACTGGATCAAGCGGGTTTTTCGTTCCACGCATCCTTGCCAGCGGGGAGAAAGGTCTCGATCCATTGGCGGGCGATGACTTTCGATGGTGCGATAGAGGTTTTCGCGAATCTGCTCCAGCTGTTCGTAGCCACGTTGCACCAGACGATACTTCCCCTGAAAACCGAGGCTCAGGCACAGGTAAAACAACTCCAGCAGCTCAATGTGGGATCCGGGTGTTTCCAGCGTGCGCTGAAGAATCTGAAAACATTTTTCACCTCCAAATGTTTCCTTGTGAAACAGGCTCAGCAGCGAGTGCTGGCTCCAGCCACTGGCGGTACCCCAGGGAGTAGACAGCACGATTTCATCCACCACCGAACACAACAGGTAGCGCGCGGTCAGCACGGTTTCCGGAGACAGGGACAACTGCTTTGCTTCGCGTTCGAAATTCTGTATCTCACGGGTCAGCCGCTTGTGCAGATCCGGCACATTGCTGTGGTTCATGGTGGTGCGCAGCTTGATGATGGCGCCCAGCAGCTTTGACGCGGCCGAAATCAGCGGGTTGAGGCTGTTTTTGATGCGTATTTCTGGCGCACCTTCGGCACCCGCAAATCCCTGGGGTTGCGACTGATGTTGTGACTGGTTTTGTGACTGAGGTTGCGCGCCCCCCCCAGCACCACCTCGTGCGGCACCAGGCGTAGGGATCATAACTGTACGGTCGCCGGCACTGGGAGCCGCCGGTGGAGTGAAGGCATCATTACTCATTGTCAGTTATTCCTTATTGCCCAGAGTTCCATGGTCAAACCTGGAAACTCGGCACCCAGGTGAACAGCAAATCCGCCAGACCGCTGCATGGCTTGCCAGAGCTCACCGGTACGTTCCAGCTCAAAATAGGTAAACCCCGCATGGTAGGGGATCTGACGCGGCGCCACCGGTAGTGCACGAATCGACAATCCCGGCAGCTGCGCCGAAATCAATTCACGAATTGCCTCGACCGGTGCCACCTTGGTCTGCCCCGGGAAGCGACTGCGCAAGAGATCACCCGGCAT
It encodes:
- the tssA gene encoding type VI secretion system protein TssA, whose amino-acid sequence is MAFANVIDLDALTQAISGDLAQGEDIRTDRSPTSDYYTIKDARNSARAAERSAMFDEGDTDLMAPWRDVSKTAEKILKEKSKDLEVASWYAESLIRLHGFPGLRDGIDLIDRLIDGYWDNLYPEPDEDGIETKVAPLTGLNGDGADGTLLMPIRNADITPEGDFGGFSFFHYQQARDADRIADDDAKAARVETLGYSLAEFEQCVQSAGAQWAQDLVETLEEALARYKSINEKLREHCGHDAPPHSNISALLDEVLRTTRFIYKAQLESLAVAEPVAEATAAEVSSAAATGEVSAPISQLIAVPNGAVASREDALLLLEKAAKYFRTYEPHTPLAPGLERLISWGRMTVAELMTELLPDDQSRALYSQLTGVKLDGSDSQRYVAPPAPREASPASSAPAATSDPDQQDSGWETKEETPVAETSW
- the tssM gene encoding type VI secretion system membrane subunit TssM; the encoded protein is MKRVINFFTNKWVLGLIGLSALSLLIWFAADYIKFGSDNATLSSGVRITIIVFIFAIWLVWNLSQWLVERRQNQALIEGIEASQEEEVDPDQERSREELSALSTRFREAMEVLRKARFKSAHGKVSLYQLPWYIIIGPPGSGKTTALVNSGLEFPLAQSHGKEALGGVGGTRNCDWWFTNDAVLIDTAGRYTTQDSHRVYDNSAWKAFLSLLQRYRRRRPINGVLVAISLQDLMVQTTEQRVHQAKTIRARINDLQQQLGIRFPIYLTFTKCDLVAGFSEFFDNLSQAEREQVWGVSFPEEQSAATGAPLDTFVGEFRSLVERLNQRVLWRIHQERNVERRALLQGFPARMEGLQTVLSDFIKQTFSPNRYDTVPMVRGIYFTSGTQEGSPVDRMMASVSADFGLERDVAQKFQGAGKSYFLHRLLKDVIFPEAELVGVNRKLETATRWFRGAVYAGSAAVFVGALLLWTGSITQNKIYMGEVDDKIAEFQFQKKDSTGQRLTPVDSLKLLEPLHAASRVYQKEEHPWLNNLGLYDERVDLAADKLYRQQLSTSFLPALQRSLERDLARLDSSDPALTQTLKTYLMFFNPEKRDIEVLKSYFSADWSRQLSGEAAKQEQLLGHLERLFAEPLPEGLEPNERVVASARQQLRRIPVPQRLYAQMQRSELGMTEIDLYGEVGGDTAQLFGIDATDTQFRMPYLYTKAGYKELEFGADSPLLDQLAEERWIYGGELSGEDFTEDDREKLGEEVKRIYLGEYQQRWQKFLTAFSIRGFQSTAQALDVLSKLSDPVYSPLLAVSEITADNTRLTPRPEIPVDASGVPLPVSSTTRRMGAAAVSGAADAITEKFQPTIVDLRFEELQRMTRSEKGRPARIQEYLSSINQLQEYLAEIDSGVDPDEVAFNKAKARFNGAGDAIKQLRIKAANAPAPFDHWLEQIADSTWSLVMAKAKHHADRVWREQVYSVFNRSLSGRFPLRSTGEQEAPVMEFNSYFKPGGVEQQFIQEYLKPFIDTRSWKSKSLEGRSLGVSSSTLAQMQRAERIRKTLFSQGEQVGYSFRVEPTKLDSGVRLFALEMGAQRVPYSHGPRTSTKVDWRGGESNRVRVIFEDLNETVHRQHFEGDWAWYRLLMNSRLEQGKSSSEYLVTFSESGRSAQLRLSATGVYNPFDQNLLGNYRCPQVL
- the tssB gene encoding type VI secretion system contractile sheath small subunit, coding for MSESIHNKLKRVRKPRVHITYDVETNGAEQKKELPFVTGVMGDYSGDNMENRKALKERKFVQIDRDNFNDVMSKVNPKLNLQVENTLAGDGSKMAVDLDFNHMDDFSPEQIVEQIEPLKQLLEARSKLRDLLSKADRSEELEKVLEDILKSTENVGAISEQLGLGEDKGEDA
- the tssC gene encoding type VI secretion system contractile sheath large subunit; the protein is MSTEVENVAEQETEEQSVSLLEQAISATKQTQPEEAQDLIANLTQQVLKGTVTWDRNLTQTINQAVHAIDQAMSKQLSAILHDEKFQKLEGSWRGLNHLVMNSETGSTLKIRMMNITKRELFRDLDKAVEFDQSQTFKKIYEEEFGTAGGEPFGSMIGDFEFTSHPEDVELLSKMSNVAAAGFCPFISAAGAGMFGFGDFTELSKPRDLGGIFESGEYIKWRSFRDSDDSRFVTLVMPRTLARTPYGANTKPVESFNFEEFEVDESGVSKPAEHDQYCWMNAAYVMGTTMTKAFAENSWCTAIRGAEGGGKVEGLPTHVFKSDDGDLDQKCPTEVGITDRREAELSNQGFLPLCHYKNTDYSVFFGSQSAQKPKVFDNPDATANASISARLPYLMATSRIAHYLKVMARDKVGSFMEAGDCERWLNKWISQYTNSNPDASAEMKAKYPLAEARVEVKEIPGQPGCYSAVAYLKPWLQMEELTTSMRMVANIPTAG
- the icmH gene encoding type IVB secretion system protein IcmH/DotU: MSNDAFTPPAAPSAGDRTVMIPTPGAARGGAGGGAQPQSQNQSQHQSQPQGFAGAEGAPEIRIKNSLNPLISAASKLLGAIIKLRTTMNHSNVPDLHKRLTREIQNFEREAKQLSLSPETVLTARYLLCSVVDEIVLSTPWGTASGWSQHSLLSLFHKETFGGEKCFQILQRTLETPGSHIELLELFYLCLSLGFQGKYRLVQRGYEQLEQIRENLYRTIESHRPPMDRDLSPRWQGCVERKTRLIQYIPLWVIASVVLGVLAATFSGYRWWLYQSATPVATEIDQLMIEVPKETKTIAQPR
- the tagF gene encoding type VI secretion system-associated protein TagF, translating into MDGSMAMKPAGKGIFGKLPGHGDFVQRDLPSSFVTPWDEWLQRAVHGSRELVGEKWLDYYLTSPIWRFALSSGVLSERAWAGILVPSVDSVGRYFPVTMAVPLAAGTNPFDIQVRAESWYAALSELAIEALQNALLVDHLSERFPVLAMLDAGASSPEGAAEQRLLSVEGSIDLAYPGLLEAMCKDQYSSFSLWWCAPSPSVNHNVMLSAGLPDPSVYCTMLGAPKYHW
- the tssC gene encoding type VI secretion system contractile sheath large subunit, with protein sequence MASIPSAKDATETDYLLSTAVLGSDREPLQKFLNEPDELFAFEYWLLELCSCANAERYSVRQWLNQIIGELDELICDQLNSILHHPRFQRLEASWRGLSMLIHQTPSAENIKTKLLDVSWKDLSRDIERAPDFDQSGFFHLIYNEEFGTPGGTPFGLLIGDYYVSHQPFDGHPYDDVFTLQGIAHTAAAAFAPFICSATPQLFGVDNFDDLAKPIDFAEVFRQKQYIRWNSLRDLEDSRFVGITLPQVLMRQPYSVGFSAYGGLRFREEVAAVHSRNYLWGNAVFAMGTVLIREFDDVGWFSHIRGVARDHLGGGLVTQLPTVAYGVDSSPQTVRMSTSILVTDFAERELSDLGFTCLCHCYDSPYSAFNSAPSLQRPKQYNSKSATANARISSMLQQILCASRFAHYIKVMIRDKVGAYLNAADCERQLQQWMDRYTTGRDDLSWEMLARYPLREARVRVVDEPGKPGSYQSVIHLKSHYTVDHLVSELKLTTALSQIGVGAVS